One region of Flavobacterium sp. GSB-24 genomic DNA includes:
- a CDS encoding ABC-F family ATP-binding cassette domain-containing protein yields MNYLSVENISKSFGERVLFDNISFGINKDQKIAFIAKNGSGKTTIMSIINGLDEPDTGQVVLRKGIRMAFLSQDNNLQDELTIEESIFASDNETLKIIEAYEKALENPNDEEAYQKAFDGMDQHNAWDFETQYKQILFKLKLEDFKLKVKNLSGGQKKRLSLAIILINRPDLLILDEPTNHLDLEMIEWLESYFAKENITLFMVTHDRFFLERVCNEIIELDNGKLYQYKGNYSYYLEKKEERITSENSSIDKAKNLFVKELEWMRRQPKARTTKSKSRQDDFYVIKEKAQSRRKENKVELEINMERMGSKIIELHKLSKKFKDKVILDNFSFDFQRGERIGIIGKNGTGKSTFLNLLTGTIPPDNGRVVKGDTIKIGYYTQSGINPKPGQRVIDIIKEYGEYIPLAKGKIISASQLLERFLFDAKKQYDYVEKLSGGELKRLYLCTVLIQNPNFLILDEPTNDLDIVTLNVLESFLLDYPGCLLVVSHDRYFMDKIVDHLFVFRGQGEIENFPGNYSDFRAYEDSADVAQKEENKAEKKDWKQNNPTGNLSFNEQKEYQKIEREIKDLEIEKTKIEQLFSDGKVADADIEKKANELQNIIKKIDAKEERWFELSAKIEG; encoded by the coding sequence ATGAATTACTTATCTGTAGAAAACATATCAAAGTCATTTGGCGAAAGAGTCCTTTTTGACAACATTTCTTTTGGAATCAACAAAGACCAAAAAATTGCTTTTATTGCCAAAAATGGTTCTGGTAAAACCACCATTATGAGCATTATTAATGGTTTGGACGAACCAGATACAGGACAAGTTGTACTGAGAAAAGGAATCAGAATGGCATTTCTATCGCAAGACAATAATTTGCAAGATGAATTAACGATTGAAGAAAGCATTTTTGCTTCAGATAATGAAACTCTAAAGATAATTGAGGCTTACGAAAAAGCGCTTGAAAACCCAAATGATGAAGAGGCTTATCAAAAGGCTTTTGACGGAATGGATCAGCATAATGCTTGGGATTTTGAAACGCAGTACAAGCAGATTTTATTCAAATTAAAACTAGAAGATTTTAAACTTAAAGTAAAAAATCTTTCAGGAGGGCAAAAAAAACGTCTTTCATTGGCTATTATATTAATCAATCGACCAGATTTATTGATTTTAGATGAGCCAACCAACCATTTAGATCTTGAAATGATCGAATGGCTGGAAAGTTATTTTGCTAAAGAAAATATTACGTTGTTTATGGTTACGCACGACCGTTTCTTTTTAGAGCGTGTATGTAACGAAATCATTGAGCTTGATAACGGAAAATTATACCAATACAAAGGAAATTACTCTTATTATTTAGAGAAAAAAGAAGAAAGAATAACTTCTGAAAACTCTAGCATTGACAAAGCTAAAAACTTATTTGTAAAAGAATTAGAATGGATGCGCCGCCAGCCAAAAGCGAGAACAACCAAATCTAAATCTCGTCAGGATGACTTTTATGTAATTAAGGAAAAAGCACAAAGCCGAAGAAAAGAAAACAAAGTTGAGCTTGAAATTAATATGGAAAGAATGGGAAGCAAGATTATCGAGCTTCATAAACTTTCTAAAAAATTCAAAGACAAAGTTATTCTAGACAATTTTAGTTTCGATTTTCAGCGTGGCGAAAGAATCGGAATTATTGGTAAAAACGGAACTGGAAAATCTACTTTTCTAAATTTGTTGACAGGAACAATTCCGCCCGATAATGGCCGTGTTGTAAAAGGAGATACTATTAAAATTGGTTACTACACACAATCTGGAATAAACCCAAAACCAGGACAGCGCGTTATTGATATCATTAAAGAATACGGAGAATATATTCCGCTGGCAAAAGGAAAAATTATTTCTGCTTCGCAATTGTTAGAGCGTTTTCTTTTTGATGCCAAAAAACAATACGATTATGTGGAAAAACTGAGCGGTGGAGAATTAAAACGCTTGTATTTATGTACCGTTTTAATTCAGAATCCGAACTTTTTAATTCTCGATGAGCCAACAAACGATTTGGATATTGTAACGCTGAATGTTCTTGAAAGTTTCCTTTTAGATTATCCTGGATGTTTATTGGTAGTTTCTCACGACCGTTACTTTATGGATAAAATTGTCGATCATTTATTTGTATTTAGAGGACAAGGTGAAATTGAGAATTTTCCAGGAAACTACTCTGATTTTAGAGCTTATGAAGACAGTGCCGACGTTGCTCAAAAAGAAGAAAACAAAGCCGAAAAGAAAGATTGGAAACAAAACAATCCTACAGGAAATTTAAGCTTTAACGAGCAAAAAGAATATCAAAAAATCGAAAGAGAAATCAAAGATTTAGAAATCGAAAAAACTAAAATTGAACAGTTATTCTCTGACGGAAAAGTTGCCGATGCTGATATTGAAAAGAAAGCAAATGAATTGCAAAATATCATAAAGAAAATAGACGCAAAAGAAGAACGCTGGTTTGAGCTTTCGGCAAAGATTGAAGGGTAA
- a CDS encoding FKBP-type peptidyl-prolyl cis-trans isomerase: MKKLLTALFTLTLFVSCSSSDDLIKPKDFTAENEKEITDYLAKNNLTAKRTSSGLYYIVNEEGTGKQPTTASTVTVVYKGYYTSGTTFDQSPISGSTFPLNRVILGWQEGIPFFKEGGSGVLLIPSHLGYGSYTDRGIPGGSVLVFDVKIIAVN; encoded by the coding sequence ATGAAAAAATTATTAACTGCATTATTTACTTTAACCCTTTTTGTTTCCTGCTCTAGTTCTGATGATTTGATAAAGCCTAAAGATTTTACGGCTGAAAATGAAAAAGAAATCACAGATTATTTAGCAAAAAATAACTTAACTGCAAAGAGAACAAGTTCAGGCTTGTATTATATTGTTAATGAAGAAGGAACAGGAAAACAACCAACAACAGCATCTACAGTTACAGTAGTTTATAAAGGTTATTACACAAGCGGAACTACTTTTGATCAAAGCCCAATTTCTGGATCAACTTTTCCTTTAAATCGTGTAATACTAGGCTGGCAGGAAGGAATTCCATTTTTTAAAGAAGGTGGTAGTGGTGTTTTACTAATACCGTCTCACCTAGGATATGGAAGTTATACTGACAGAGGAATTCCTGGAGGATCTGTACTTGTGTTTGATGTAAAGATTATTGCAGTAAACTAA
- a CDS encoding class I SAM-dependent methyltransferase, which yields MLFQIKSYLKFLWNSKNEHAVHSPFVFSLLTKCFYDKKQKPEYSILKKYRKSLFNNKSFIEVTDFGAGSKVFKSNKRQISKIAKTAGISPKRAELLFRISNYFQPKNILEIGTSLGLATSALALGNPKSKVITIEGCPNTANIAKNQLNEFDCTNVENIISEFESFLISENLQSTTYNLIYFDGNHSKKATLNYFELLLPTIDNDSVWIFDDIHWSPEMEETWEIIKNHPKVKVTIDTFQWGLVFFRREQEKEHFIIRA from the coding sequence ATGCTCTTTCAAATAAAATCTTATCTAAAATTTTTGTGGAATTCTAAAAACGAACATGCGGTTCACTCGCCTTTTGTTTTTAGTTTACTGACAAAATGTTTTTATGATAAGAAACAAAAGCCAGAATATTCAATTCTGAAAAAATATCGAAAATCACTTTTCAATAATAAAAGTTTCATTGAAGTAACTGATTTTGGAGCAGGCTCTAAAGTTTTTAAATCAAACAAAAGACAAATTTCGAAAATTGCTAAAACAGCGGGAATTTCACCTAAGCGTGCCGAATTATTGTTTCGAATATCCAATTATTTTCAACCTAAAAATATTCTGGAGATAGGAACATCACTTGGCTTAGCAACTTCTGCTTTAGCTTTAGGAAATCCCAAATCAAAAGTAATAACTATAGAAGGCTGTCCGAATACAGCAAATATTGCCAAAAATCAACTGAATGAATTCGATTGTACAAATGTTGAAAATATAATTTCTGAATTTGAATCTTTTTTAATTTCCGAAAATCTACAATCAACAACTTACAATCTGATCTATTTTGATGGTAATCATTCAAAAAAAGCGACTTTAAACTATTTTGAACTTTTATTGCCAACGATTGACAATGATTCTGTTTGGATTTTTGATGATATTCATTGGTCTCCAGAAATGGAGGAAACTTGGGAGATTATAAAAAATCATCCAAAAGTAAAAGTAACAATAGATACTTTTCAATGGGGACTTGTTTTCTTTAGACGAGAACAGGAAAAAGAACACTTTATAATAAGAGCATAA
- a CDS encoding DUF6565 domain-containing protein, translating into MKNIKITAVIALMALGFTSCKDEKQEKAQRTIDSYVTYVDSVKNVKAEDLKENWNAVEAEYDRRAAEASLALADIKDNAAQTEKINTSKAKYEDFKNEMTTLLAPPAPSPKQQLRNALFGEGKIGDDMSFSWVNAQNIHSVYQQFVHTVENNKDSYSREDWDEIKLLYEALDSRKNTVEKEGLSSEDNRKIAGLKIKFAPMYTVNRMGAKSEENKEAKK; encoded by the coding sequence ATGAAGAATATTAAAATAACTGCAGTAATTGCATTAATGGCGTTAGGTTTTACGTCATGTAAAGATGAGAAACAAGAAAAAGCACAGCGAACAATTGACTCTTATGTAACCTACGTAGATTCGGTTAAAAATGTTAAAGCCGAAGATTTAAAAGAAAATTGGAATGCTGTAGAAGCAGAATATGACAGAAGAGCGGCAGAGGCTAGTTTAGCTTTAGCAGATATTAAAGACAACGCTGCTCAAACTGAAAAAATAAATACAAGTAAAGCAAAATACGAGGACTTTAAAAATGAAATGACCACCCTTTTGGCCCCGCCAGCTCCAAGTCCTAAACAACAATTGAGAAATGCTTTATTTGGTGAAGGAAAAATTGGAGACGATATGAGTTTTAGCTGGGTTAACGCTCAGAATATTCACAGCGTTTACCAACAATTTGTACATACAGTTGAAAACAATAAAGATAGTTATTCTAGAGAAGACTGGGATGAAATTAAATTATTGTATGAAGCACTTGACAGCAGAAAAAATACTGTTGAAAAAGAAGGACTTTCGTCTGAAGATAACAGAAAAATTGCTGGTTTAAAAATCAAATTTGCACCAATGTACACTGTTAACAGAATGGGAGCAAAATCTGAAGAGAATAAAGAAGCAAAAAAATAA
- a CDS encoding ABC transporter ATP-binding protein gives MAEPLIKITDIKRNFVLGNEIVYVLKGIDLEIKKGEYVALMGPSGSGKSTLMNLLGCLDTPTSGHYILNGKDVSQMRDDELAEIRNKEIGFVFQTFNLLPRTTALDNVALPMIYAGYGKSDRIARATEVLKQVNLADRMDHQPNQLSGGQRQRVAVARALVNKPSIILADEPTGNLDSKTSVEIMKLFGDIHEQGNTVILVTHEEDIAAYAHRVIRLRDGLIESDTTK, from the coding sequence ATGGCTGAACCATTAATTAAGATAACGGACATCAAACGAAATTTTGTTTTAGGTAACGAAATTGTATATGTATTAAAAGGAATAGATCTAGAAATAAAAAAAGGAGAATATGTTGCTTTAATGGGGCCTTCTGGATCTGGAAAATCTACATTAATGAATTTATTAGGCTGCTTAGATACACCGACTTCTGGACATTATATATTAAATGGAAAAGATGTCAGCCAAATGAGAGATGATGAATTAGCCGAAATCAGAAATAAAGAAATTGGTTTTGTATTTCAGACATTTAATTTACTTCCAAGAACAACAGCTCTTGATAATGTTGCACTTCCTATGATTTATGCCGGCTACGGCAAATCTGATCGAATTGCACGAGCAACCGAAGTTCTAAAACAAGTGAATTTAGCAGATAGAATGGATCACCAGCCAAATCAGCTTTCTGGAGGACAACGCCAGCGTGTCGCTGTTGCCAGAGCTTTAGTCAATAAACCTTCGATTATTTTGGCCGATGAACCTACAGGAAACTTAGATAGTAAGACTTCTGTAGAAATCATGAAACTCTTTGGAGATATCCACGAACAGGGAAATACGGTAATTCTAGTAACTCACGAAGAAGATATTGCGGCTTATGCGCATCGTGTAATTCGTCTACGTGACGGACTAATTGAAAGTGATACAACTAAATAA
- a CDS encoding cob(I)yrinic acid a,c-diamide adenosyltransferase: protein MKVYTKTGDKGTTALFGGTRVPKDHIRIDSYGTVDELNSYIGLIRDQEIDSNYKTVLIEIQDRLFTVGAILATPQEKEVLKNGELRLKNLGIIDSDIELLEKEIDKMDESLPPMTHFVLPGGHPTVSHCHIARCICRRAERLAVHLSHNEHVPEIAIQYLNRLSDYLFVLARKLSSDLKAEEVKWIPRK from the coding sequence ATGAAAGTATACACCAAAACCGGCGATAAAGGTACAACAGCTCTTTTTGGAGGAACTCGTGTACCAAAAGACCACATTCGAATTGACAGCTATGGAACTGTTGACGAATTGAACTCTTATATAGGACTTATTCGCGACCAAGAAATTGACTCAAATTATAAAACAGTTTTAATAGAAATTCAGGATCGTCTTTTTACTGTTGGTGCCATTTTGGCAACGCCGCAAGAAAAAGAAGTTTTGAAGAATGGCGAGCTTAGATTAAAAAATTTAGGAATAATTGATTCTGATATAGAATTATTAGAAAAAGAAATTGATAAAATGGACGAAAGTCTTCCGCCAATGACTCACTTTGTTTTACCAGGCGGTCATCCTACTGTGTCACATTGTCATATTGCACGCTGTATTTGCCGTAGAGCAGAACGTTTAGCTGTTCATTTAAGCCACAATGAGCATGTACCAGAAATAGCAATTCAGTACTTAAACCGACTTTCTGACTATCTTTTTGTCTTGGCACGGAAGTTGTCGTCTGACTTAAAAGCGGAGGAAGTGAAATGGATACCTAGGAAATAA